In one window of Schistosoma haematobium chromosome 5, whole genome shotgun sequence DNA:
- a CDS encoding hypothetical protein (EggNog:ENOG410VD12~COG:S): MEKPEELRVILDCAAQFAGVSINDMIYEEPDTTAELRCILISFRKEAVAIPADVEEMFMQVKVPESDRGVSRFLWWQGGDMSREPSEFQMTSHPFGATSSPFCANFALNKTAQILSVGYDGYVVGDVKNNFYVDDCLISIPNCDQAKSFVKQISELLCRGSMQKMTDLEYWFKCPTLLHGEFYIRITDCPEPIPDDIEFRKTAVVNLSSIKQNMSPILSYYSEWLKLVSAVAWLRMFIEFLMVLRSLSHEGSVHLGCLKVKELDIAKRKILLMVQKEVCG; this comes from the coding sequence ATGGAAAAACCAGAAGAACTTAGAGTGATCCTTGATTGTGCCGCACAGTTTGCAGGGGTTTCcataaatgatatgatttatgaagaacccgataccaccgctgagttaaggtgtatattaataagttttcgcaaggaggcagttgcaatccctgcagatgttgaagaaatgttcatgcaagtgaaggtccctgagtctgatAGAGGAgtttcaagatttctgtggtggcaggggggagacatgtcgagggaaccatccgagtttcaaatgacatctcatccatttggtgccacatcatcgccgttttgcgcgaactttgccttaaataagacggcccaaatattgTCTGtcggttatgatggttatgttgtaggtgatgtcaagaataatttctatgttgatgattgcttgatatccattcccaattgtgatcaagcaaagagtttcgttaagcagataagtgaattattatgtagaggaagtatgcaaaaaatgaccgatcttgaatattggttcaaatgtcctactttattgcatggcgaattttatataagaatcactgactgtccggaacctattcctgacgatattgagtttagaaaaactgctgtggttaacttgagtagtataaagcaaaacatgtcacctattctctcttattactccgagtggttgaaattagtcagcgccgtagcctggcttagaatgttcatagaatttctgatggtgcttcgttcactgagtcatgaaggatccgttcatctaggatgtttaaaggtcaaagaacttgacatcgccaagcgtaaaattttattgatggttcagaaagaagtttgtggataa
- a CDS encoding hypothetical protein (EggNog:ENOG410WCF5~COG:P): MLFDLARSIIQNMLRGCVDKFEDIYGWTYRDGRDLSEFVDGTENPKCLDERSEVAINKRTGGSYALVQKWVHNMSSLQETADETKEKWIGRTLKDSFELIRKPNTSHVARMVGSDEFEASKKYKIVRQSQPFGSLSGGAGLLFIAYAADTKNFDFMLDRMTGDSDDKINDYIMVFSQCVTGNYWYFPGQLEFNLLVRN; encoded by the exons ATGTTGTTCGATTTGGCAAGATCCATCATTCAGAATATGCTACGTGGATGTGTGGATAAATTTGAAGATATTTACGGTTGGACTTATCGCGATGGGCGTGATTTGAGTGAATTCGTTGATG GCACGGAGAACCCTAAGTGTTTGGATGAACGCTCTGAGGTGGCGATCAACAAACGTACAGGTGGAAGTTATGCTCTTGTCCAGAAATGGGTTCACAATATGAGTTCGCTCCAGGAGACAGCTG ATGAGACAAAAGAAAAATGGATTGGTCGAACTCTGAAAGACAGCTTTGAGTTGATAAGAAAACCGAATACATCACATGTTGCCAGAATGGTTGGAT CTGACGAGTTTGAAGCTAGTAAGAAATATAAAATTGTTCGACAATCTCAACCATTTGGAAGTCTATCTGGAGGTGCTGGTCTCTTATTCATAGCATACGCAGCAGATACAAAGAATTTCGATTTCATGCTGGATCGAATGACTGGTGATAGTGATGACAAGATAAATGACTATATAATGGTATTTAGTCAATGTGTTACAGGAAACTATTGGTACTTTCCTGGTCAGCTTGAGTTTAACCTTCTGGTCCGTAATTGA